A genomic window from Henningerozyma blattae CBS 6284 chromosome 3, complete genome includes:
- the MRD1 gene encoding RNA-binding ribosome biosynthesis protein MRD1 (similar to Saccharomyces cerevisiae MRD1 (YPR112C); ancestral locus Anc_3.432) has product MSRVIVKGLPVYLTDDKLKEHFIKRLTHKHNNSNSQNLITDVKILKDKNGNSRRFAFIGFRNEDDAYDAVDYFNGSYIDTAKLNVSIAKSFADPNVPQPMKEKKREALKRIREREEKLIGGKNKKQKSKHDNKKVSSIDAEIEKNKQLQEFIETMKPSSKVPSWEKVTSTAESNPLLDELTVDNSNSESSTSNPLLSQALAMKSDNDSDDEYIDFQSKPEKNEKSNEQIMLLDSLEKSQKNSDDGDDDDDELSNEIAKDEAVSDLDWLKQRRVRIRNGENVPVKVDLDNDTQKEITHSEEAEEQTSKKTDEEIAIEKISATGRLFLRNILYTSTENDFKKLFSSFGEIDEVHVALDTRTGKSKGFAYVLFKNPADAVQAYIELDKQIFQGRLLHILPADSKKNHRLDEFDLKNMPLKKQKELRRKDNATKHTFSWNSLYMNQDAVLSSVASSLGLEKSQLLDPENSNSAVKQALAEAHVIGDVRKYFESKGVDLTKFSQMRSANDKDDTVILVKNFPFGTTREELGDLFLPFGKLTRFLMPNVGTIAIIQYRDITSGRAAFTKLAYKRFKDGIIYLEKGPKNLFTREPSSDESLESEEKSEVEAKEVKLSSHDIMEKREESSEKRTDDDGDEDIVDGPTVSIFIKNLNFTTTTSQLVERFKSFGGFVVAQVKTKPDPKDSQRTLSMGFGFVEFRTKEQALAVIEAMDGSVIDGHKIQMKLSHRQGTNNNSNNAKDKKKKSSKIIVKNLPFEATRKDIFELFSSFGQLKSVRVPKKFDKSARGFAFVEFLLPKEAENAMDQLQGVHLLGRRLVMQYAEQDAVNAEEEIERMTKKVRKQAATREYAQIKNDGGRKRIEIEEGENDEFGGM; this is encoded by the coding sequence ATGTCCCGTGTTATTGTTAAAGGGCTACCAGTCTATCTAACAGACGATAAGTTGAAAGAACATTTCATTAAAAGGTTAACTCATAAGCATAATAATTCGAATTCCCAGAACCTTATTACAGATGTCAAGATTTTAAAGGATAAAAATGGTAACAGTAGAAGGTTCGCATTTATTGGGTTTCgtaatgaagatgatgcaTATGATGCAGTAGATTATTTCAACGGCTCCTACATTGATACTgcaaaattaaatgtttCTATAGCTAAAAGTTTTGCTGATCCAAATGTTCCACAACCAatgaaagaaaagaagaGAGAAGctttaaaaagaattagagaaagagaagaaaaattaattggaggaaaaaataagaaacaGAAATCAAAGCATGATAATAAGAAAGTATCATCCATTGACGCTgagattgaaaaaaataaacagCTACAAGAATTTATCGAAACAATGAAGCCATCTTCAAAAGTCCCATCTTGGGAAAAGGTTACAAGTACTGCTGAATCTAATCCTCTCCTAGATGAGCTTACAGTTGATAATAGCAATTCAGAGTCTTCCACATCAAACCCACTTTTGTCCCAAGCCTTAGCGATGAAAAGTGATAATGATAGCGACGATGAATATATAGATTTCCAATCTAAACCagagaaaaatgaaaaatcaaatgaaCAAATTATGTTACTTGATTCTTTGGAGAAATCACAGAAAAATTCAGACgatggtgatgatgatgatgatgagtTATCGAATGAAATAGCTAAGGATGAAGCTGTGTCAGATTTAGACTGGTTAAAACAACGTCGCGTTAGAATAAGAAATGGTGAAAATGTACCAGTTAAGGTTGATTTAGATAATGATACTCAAAAAGAAATCACCCACTCAGAAGAAGCTGAAGAACAGACAAGTAAAAAAACAGATGAAGAAATagcaattgaaaaaatttctgCTACAGGTAGATTATTTCTTcgtaatattttatatacttctaCTGagaatgattttaaaaagcTATTCAGTTCGTTTGGTGAGATTGATGAAGTCCACGTTGCACTCGATACCAGAACTGGTAAATCCAAAGGGTTTGCTTATGtgttatttaaaaatccaGCAGATGCAGTGCAAGCATATATTGAATTAGATAAACAAATTTTCCAAGGTAGATTATTACACATCTTACCTGCAGATTCTAAGAAAAATCATCGTTTGGATGaatttgatttgaaaaatatgcCCTTAAAGAAGCAAAAGGAACtaagaagaaaagataaTGCAACTAAGCATACTTTCTCTTGGAATTCTCTATACATGAACCAAGATGCTGTCTTGAGTAGTGTTGCTAGCTCTTTAGGCTTAGAGAAATCTCAGCTTTTAGATCCTGAAAATTCCAATTCTGCTGTTAAACAAGCTTTAGCTGAAGCCCATGTTATTGGTGAtgttagaaaatattttgaatcaaAAGGTGTTGATTTGACTAAATTTAGTCAAATGCGTTCTGCTAACGATAAAGATGATACTGTTATTTTAGTTAAGAATTTCCCATTTGGTACGACAAGAGAAGAATTAGGTGACTTATTCTTGCCGTTTGGTAAGTTAACAAGATTTTTAATGCCAAATGTTGGCactattgctattattcAGTATAGAGATATAACTTCTGGTAGGGCAGCTTTTACCAAATTAGCatataaaagatttaaagatggtattatatatttagaaaaggGGCCAAAGAATTTATTCACAAGAGAACCTTCCAGTGATGAAAGCCTTGAATCTGAAGAAAAATCTGAAGTTGAAGCAAAGGAAGTTAAACTTTCTTCTCATGATATTATGGAAAAGAGAGAAGAGTCTAGCGAAAAAAGAACAGACGATGATGGCGATGAAGATATTGTAGATGGTCCTACTGtttcaattttcattaaaaatttgaatttcacGACTACTACTTCACAATTAgttgaaagatttaaatcatttggTGGGTTTGTCGTTGCCCAAGTTAAAACTAAGCCAGATCCAAAGGATAGTCAAAGAACCTTATCCATGGGTTTTGGTTTTGTTGAATTTAGAACGAAAGAACAAGCTTTAGCTGTAATTGAAGCTATGGATGGTTCTGTAATTGATGGTcataaaattcaaatgaagCTTTCACACAGACAAggtactaataataatagcaataatgCCAAGGataagaagaagaaaagtaGTAAGATCATTGTCAAGAATTTGCCATTTGAAGCTACTagaaaagatatatttgaattatttagtTCATTTGGTCAATTGAAATCCGTTAGAGTACCTAAAAAGTTCGATAAGTCTGCGAGAGGTTTTGCAtttgttgaatttttattgcCAAAGGAAGCAGAAAATGCAATGGATCAATTACAAGGTGTTCATTTACTAGGTAGAAGACTAGTTATGCAATATGCTGAACAGGATGCTGTGAAtgctgaagaagaaattgaaagaatGACAAAGAAGGTCAGAAAACAAGCTGCTACAAGAGAATACGCACAAATTAAGAATGATGGGGGTAGAAAGAGgattgaaattgaagaaggGGAAAATGACGAATTCGGTGGGATGTAA
- the TBLA0C02310 gene encoding serine/threonine-protein kinase (similar to Saccharomyces cerevisiae DBF2 (YGR092W) and DBF20 (YPR111W); ancestral locus Anc_3.430) translates to MEKDMDALAGNMSGLSFTTEGDQKSPKRLVFNQVSNKNMLQQRGSPIPATSTLRSEENNSHMDIDETSSSIQDAVDIANSPKKLPLDFHNKASQNKTQRLVSVCQMYFLDYYCDVFDYVISRRQRTKRVLEYLSQQKSAESMSNEKVNQEWNSYLGKEHEILRKRRLNLKIKNFEMITQVGQGGYGQVYLARKKDTKEVCALKILNKKLLVKLNETNHVLTERDILTTTRSEWLVKLLYAFQDTSSLYLAMEFVPGGDFRTLLINTRYLKSGHARFYISEMFCAVNALHDLGYTHRDLKPENFLIDAEGHIKLTDFGLAAGTISTERIASMKLRLEEVKNLEFPDFTEKSIEDRRKMYHNMRKNDINYANSMVGSPDYMALEVLEGKKYDFTVDYWSLGCMLFESLVGYTPFSGSTTNQTYENLRHWKETLRRPRLDDGRPAFSDRTWDLITKLIADPISRLRSFEHVKKMPYFSEIDFSNLKKLNPPFTPQLDNETDAGYFDDFTNESDMAKYADVFKRQNKLSAMVDDSEVDSKLVGFTFRHRKGKQGSSGILFNGSDNSDPFATFY, encoded by the coding sequence ATGGAAAAAGATATGGATGCATTGGCAGGAAATATGAGTGGGCTGAGCTTTACCACAGAGGGAGACCAAAAGAGCCCCAAAAGACTAGTGTTTAATCAAGTATCAAATAAGAATATGTTGCAACAACGTGGCTCTCCAATTCCTGCTACTTCTACATTAAGAtctgaagaaaataatagcCATATGGATATCGATGAGACGTCATCTTCTATCCAAGATGCAGTTGACATTGCAAACTCCCCAAAGAAATTGCCTTTGGATTTCCATAATAAAGCCTCTCAAAATAAAACACAAAGATTAGTAAGTGTTTGCCAGATGTACTTCcttgattattattgtgATGTATTCGATTATGTGATCAGTAGAAGACAACGTACAAAGAGAGTTTTAGAGTATTTAAGCCAACAAAAGTCAGCAGAAAGTATGTCTAATGAAAAAGTGAATCAAGAATGGAATTCATATTTAGGTAAAGAACATGAGATCTTAAGAAAGAGAAGATTAAacctaaaaataaagaactTTGAAATGATAACACAAGTAGGCCAAGGTGGTTACGGCCAAGTTTATTTagcaagaaaaaaagacacAAAGGAAGTTTGTGCTCTgaagattttaaataaaaaattattagtgAAATTGAATGAAACTAACCATGTTCTAACCGAGAGAGACATCTTGACAACTACTCGATCTGAATGGCTAGTAAAATTGTTATACGCGTTCCAAGATACAAGCAGCTTATATTTAGCTATGGAGTTTGTACCAGGTGGAGATTTCCGTActcttttaattaatacaaGATATTTGAAGAGCGGCCATGCCAGATTTTATATCAGTGAAATGTTCTGTGCCGTAAATGCCTTGCATGATTTAGGGTATACCCATAGAGATTTAAAACCAGAAAATTTCTTGATCGACGCCGAAGGCCATATTAAACTAACTGATTTTGGTTTAGCTGCAGGTACAATTTCTACTGAAAGAATTGCTAGTATGAAATTAAGACTAGAAGAAGTGAAGAATTTAGAATTTCCAGATTTCACagaaaaatcaattgaagatagaagaaaaatgtATCATAATATGAGAAAAAATGATATCAATTATGCCAATTCCATGGTAGGCTCTCCAGATTACATGGCTTTAGAAGTATTGGAGGgcaaaaaatatgatttcACCGTAGATTATTGGTCTTTGGGTTGCATGCTTTTCGAAAGTTTGGTGGGCTATACTCCATTTAGTGGTTCAACAACAAATCAAACCTATGAAAACCTAAGGCATTGGAAAGAAACTTTGAGGAGACCTCGTCTAGATGATGGTAGACCTGCCTTTTCAGACAGAACTTGGGATTTGATCACCAAATTGATAGCTGATCCAATAAGTAGATTAAGATCATTTGAACACGTTAAAAAGATGCCATATTTTTCAGAAATAGATTTCTCAaacttgaaaaaattaaatccaCCTTTCACTCCACAATTAGATAATGAAACTGATGCTGGGTATTTCGATGATTTTACAAACGAATCAGATATGGCCAAATATGCCGATGTCTTTAAAAGGCAAAATAAGTTATCTGCTATGGTGGATGATTCAGAAGTCGATTCAAAATTAGTTGGATTCACATTTAGACATAGAAAAGGAAAACAAGGATCAAGTGGTATCTTATTTAATGGTTCTGATAATTCTGATCCATTTGCAACATTCTATTAg
- the PRP31 gene encoding U4/U6-U5 snRNP complex subunit PRP31 (similar to Saccharomyces cerevisiae PRP31 (YGR091W); ancestral locus Anc_3.429) translates to MIIESGEEDVDFFQELEEDLQSDNDDDNREIESKEKGYQDIIENLQDSEKNSESIKNNTTENCTSNVKVDLAWLSTFVENYNRQLPSNFLTCDPGILSPILPYIDAISHILIQGNSIADEQLLYSLNELSFNINEDIKLLHSYVKANYQKRFPELESLITNPIQFIDVIRLLESLNNPNKNEESQLEIRLEKETTLQKEQILVIIMSVKTSFNKEYQFSNTLRNNLIKASNLISQLWQFKEEINSFVTKKISDIAPNLCALIGPYITSLLVAYSGGLANLCSVPSCNLASIGKNKHLSHELHSNLSGVRQNGYLYNSELIQSQPANLHKQLLRILCAKVALASRVDAGQSGNNKKTDELGNTWKLEILEKINKLNESPSITNVKPLPIPEDKPKKKRSGRKFRKYKEQFKVSQFRQLQNRMEFGKREATVLDGTGEEVGLGMTNSSLRYLTGSMGNSSSTVNNKAKMSKNMKRHIQELDKKTDIYMTSLKEELSAAVGPPHRIAQLQQKNE, encoded by the coding sequence atgatTATTGAAAGTGGAGAAGAAGATGTTGATTTTTTCCAAGAGTTGGAGGAAGATTTACAAagtgataatgatgatgataatagaGAAATAGAAAGTAAAGAGAAAGGGTACCAAGACATAATAGAGAATCTACAAGatagtgaaaaaaattcggaatcaataaaaaataataccacTGAAAACTGTACTTCAAATGTAAAGGTTGACTTAGCTTGGTTATCAACCTTCGTTGAAAATTATAACCGTCAACTTCCGAGTAATTTCTTAACTTGTGACCCAGGAATTTTGTCTCCAATACTACCGTACATTGATGCTATATCGCACATACTTATACAAGGGAACTCAATAGCGGATgaacaattattatattcgtTGAATGAGTTATCctttaatataaatgaagatataaaattgttacatTCATACGTTAAAgcaaattatcaaaaacGATTCCCAGAATtagaatcattaataaCTAACCCAATCCAATTTATAGATGTCATTAGACTCCTAGAAAGCCTTAATAATCCTAacaaaaatgaagaatctCAGCTCGAAATTCGAttggaaaaagaaacaacTTTACAAAAAGAACAAATATTGGTTATCATAATGTCTGTTAAGACTTCTTTCAACAaagaatatcaattttCCAATACTCTCcgaaataatttaattaaggCTAGTAACCTTATTTCCCAGCTATGGcaatttaaagaagaaattaattcttttgtcacaaaaaaaatatcagatATAGCCCCCAATCTCTGTGCATTAATTGGACCATACATCACATCTTTACTAGTAGCATATTCTGGTGGTCTTGCGAATCTTTGTTCCGTACCAAGTTGCAATTTAGCATCTattggtaaaaataaacatttaTCTCACGAATTACATTCAAATTTAAGTGGAGTTAGACAGAACGGATATCTCTATAATTCTGAATTAATACAATCGCAACCAGCAAATCTACACAAACAATTATTACGAATATTATGCGCCAAAGTTGCTCTTGCTAGCCGAGTGGATGCAGGACAATCTGGTAACAATAAGAAAACAGATGAATTAGGTAATACATGGAAATTAGAAATACTTGAAAAGATTAACAAATTAAACGAATCACCTTCAATAACAAATGTTAAGCCATTGCCTATTCCTGAAGATAAGCCTAAGAAAAAACGATCAGGTAGGAAATTCCGTAAATATAAGGAACAATTCAAGGTATCTCAATTTCgtcaattacaaaatagaATGGAATTTGGTAAAAGAGAAGCAACGGTTCTAGATGGAACTGGAGAAGAGGTGGGGCTAGGTATGACAAATTCTTCTCTGAGATATTTAACGGGGTCAATGGGCAATTCGTCAAGTACTGTGAATAATAAAGCTAAAATGAGCAAGAATATGAAGCGCCATATTCAAGAACTGGACAAGAAGACAGACATATATATGACCAGTCTTAAAGAGGAACTATCTGCCGCTGTTGGGCCTCCTCATAGGATTGCCCAACTACAGCAGAAAAAcgaataa
- the GLD1 gene encoding Gld1p (similar to Saccharomyces cerevisiae YPR109W; ancestral locus Anc_3.427) produces the protein MTTNRTVIQNADNKKRILNLRKKNFQQKLVNHLSVLGYTAIAIQYLKFGCRIWTLFLRAATQSALLSPFPSEAQIRRVTTARRNANQAASASLPGFSGLSDEIRTQIPGGESSYDLTNGISEDIEAEMEREAKSLKKKARSIIFFATLVTNLIFIFYDLLYPKNFMNLVKGHTLDEKDLTDIPSPFYTANDLVQGERRGGFFLQLIGDRLPRNNFNGNIGIILYDYAILICQFGLFILTCVNYGDVEAEKLSDQLDIDTIEEMEDNKHYKNSNGYDGNVLAAQLDPSKAIIDVLRDVSEHSTGTTYENSTMV, from the coding sequence atgaCTACTAACCGAACGGTAATACAAAATgcagataataaaaagaggATTCTTAATTTaaggaagaaaaatttccaaCAAAAACTGGTAAATCATTTATCAGTATTAGGCTATACTGCAATAGCtatacaatatttaaagtttgGATGTAGAATATGGACTCTATTTTTAAGGGCTGCTACTCAGTCAGCTCTGTTATCCCCATTTCCATCAGAAGCGCAAATAAGAAGAGTTACTACTGCTCGCCGTAATGCAAATCAAGCCGCATCAGCATCTTTACCAGGATTTTCAGGTTTATCAGACGAAATACGAACTCAAATTCCTGGCGGAGAGAGTAGTTATGATTTAACTAATGGAATATCAGAAGATATTGAGGCTGAAATGGAAAGAGAGGCAAAATCACTTAAAAAGAAAGCTAGGtccataatattttttgcaACTTTAGTGACAAacttaatatttatattttatgaTTTACTATACCCTAAAAACTTTATGAATTTAGTTAAAGGCCATACTCTGgatgaaaaagatttaacaGATATACCATCTCCATTTTACACAGCTAATGATCTTGTTCAAGGTGAAAGAAGAGGTGGATTTTTCTTACAATTGATTGGTGATCGTTTACcaagaaataatttcaatggtaatattggaataatattatatgatTATGCCATTTTAATTTGTCAATTTGGTTTATTCATTCTGACATGCGTCAATTATGGTGATGTGGAAGCTGAAAAATTAAGTGACCAATTAGATATTGATACGATAGAAGAAATGGAAGATAATAAACATTATAAAAATAGCAATGGCTATGATGGTAACGTTCTAGCAGCTCAATTGGATCCAAGCAAAGCAATAATTGATGTGCTAAGAGATGTATCAGAGCACAGTACTGGTACTACATATGAAAACTCAACTATGGTTTAG